The Pectobacterium wasabiae CFBP 3304 DNA segment AAGCACGGGTGCGCATCATGCCCGTCGTCGGCTCCAGTTTGTAGATCAGAATGACATGATCGTCTTCACGGCTGGAGAAGTTTACCGTTTCCCCCACTTCCAGATTTAATTGCACCAGATGAGGTGATGCGACGTGAATAATATTCAGCGAAGACAGGGCCTTCTGCCCGATAGAGATAAATTTAGTCGTCAGACGATAGCTGCCAGGTGACGGTGCCTGCGTGACGTAGCCACTGGTGTGCAACCCTTGTAGCAACCGATGCACGGTGCTTTTGTTCATCTCCGCCAGCTCAGACAAATGGGCGAGTGGGCAACCGTTAGGGAAATTACTCAGAATTTCAATCAATTGCAAACCACGAAATAGACTCTGGCTCCCCAGCGGTTTCTCTTTTTGATCATCTTTCTCATTAACAGCTTTCGGGCTCATAACTGATCTCCAGAATCAGGGGCTGGGCAGTGCTTGCGCAGAAATTGCTGCAACGCAGTGTGTCGCCGCCATCCATTTCTCTTAAGAATAGCGATGTTACCGCAAGGGCTGCATGAGGTGAAGTGGAACGCCGTTTCATTGTCGGCATGACACCCTGAATGCGCAACCGTCCCCCTGTCCATGAAGTGAGCAGTACGTCACAAATACGAAACAACATAATTAACTCATTGTTTTTAAAGTAAATTTAAAACCACTTTGCCTTTGCTTTAGCGCAATCTTCGGTATATTGTTTTTGAAATTGAGTTTCGCATATTGAAATATACGGTTTATTAAAACGACAAATTATTGCTGATTTCGTTCCTGCCAGGGTTATACCACCCCGAATCAACGGGAACAGGTTGCTTACCGATTTTGCACCGCATCGCAGCGTGTGCTGAACACAAGGGCGCATCACATGAATCAAATCAATGCGGATCAACCCATACTTGCGCTTAGCCATATCACTAAACGCTTTGGCGGCAACATTGCGGTTAATGATGTCAGTCTTCAGGTCATGCCGGGCGAGGTGCTTGCGCTACTGGGCGAAAATGGCGCGGGGAAATCGACACTCATTAAAGTCCTCGCAGGCGTCTACCCCCGCGATGGCGGTGACATTCAATTCCGTGGAACCAGCATAGCGTCAGCCGCTGCGATAAAAAGTGATGGCCTCCAGCCTATTGCGTTTATTCATCAGGATCTAGGGCTGATCGAGTGGATGACGGTAGCGGAAAATATGGCGCTGGTCATGGGCTTTCCACGCCGCTTTGGATTAATTGACTGGCGGGCGATCCGTCAGCGTGCCAGCCAGGCGCTACAGGATGTGGGGATCGCACTCGATCCCGATGCCCGCGTATTTGAGCTCTCCCGCACGGAGAAATCGCTACTCGCCATCGCGCGAGCCGTCGCGGTGAATGCCGAACTCCTGGTGCTGGATGAACCCACCGCATCGCTTCCGGCAAACGATGTCCGCCATCTTTTTTCCGTGATTAACCGGCTGCGTGCGAAAAAAGTGGGCATGATTTACGTCACTCACCGACTGGATGAAGTGATCGATATCGCCGACCGCGTCTGCGTCATGCGCGATGGTCGCTATGTCGCGGGCGGTAAAACGGCGGATTATTCGCTGCGCGACCTGGTGCAGTTGATTGTGGGTGAAGCCATGCCCGGCGATCAACGTGAACCCTTGCCTGCCCTTTCTTCTCCCGTTCTACAAGTAAAAAACGTCACCGTAGGCGATATCGGCCCAGTCAGCTTTAGCCTGCAACCGGGGGAAATGCTCGCGCTGGCGGGTCTGCGCGGCGCGGGTCAGGAAGAGATAGGCCGTTTGCTGTTCGGGCTGCGCCAATGCGACAGCGGAGAAATTCAGTTTCGTGATGCACCTTACCACGCCAGCTCACCGCAACAGGCGATGGCTCACGGCGTCTCGCTGGTCGCAGGCGATCGCACCAATGAAAGTCTGGTGATGTCGATGAGCGTTCGCGAGAACCTATTTATCAACCCCTGCGCCAGCGGACACAAGCTCTTTTCCCGCTACAGCCGTCGCGAAGAGATCGGGGCAAGCTGGTGGAAAGTGCAACTGTTCGATGTTCGCCCTAAAAACGTCAATATCGACATCAGCGCGCTGTCCGGCGGCAACCAACAGAAAGTGGTGATGGCACGCTGGATGCACCTCGGCGCGCCGCTGCTGATCCTCGAAGATCCCACGGCGGGCGTTGATGTCGGTGCTCGTGCAGAAATTTACCATCTATTAAACAAGTCACTGGCAGAAGGCGTCGCCGTGCTGGTGATTTCCAATGATTTCGAGGAGATCGCCCACATTTGCAATCGCGCACTGGTTTTCAATCGGGGCAATGTCGTCGGCGAACTCAAAAATCAACAGGTCTCTTTCGCCAACTTATTGGAACTGGCGTCTGCCAGCACGGGGGAAACCACGGCTTCGGCCTGAATAGCGCGCTATTGCGCAGGCGAACTGAATCCACAGTAAAAAAATTCAGACGCTCACACAGCCTCACCTGTTCGAAGGAAGAAAATAATGTCTAATAAAACATCAGTAAAATCAACGGCGCTAGAGCAACGAGTGAGTCTGGCACAGGATGGTGCCGGCCCCTGGCTGATGCAAATTCTGACCCGCTATGGCCTGCTGTTACTGTGCATCGCGCTGGTTATTCTGTTTTCACTTGCCACGCCATCGTTCGCTTCCATGTTGACGCTACAGGCCATCCTCTCCAGCAAAGCCAAAATCGCCCTGCTGGCACTGGCCGCGACCATTCCCATGATCGTCGGAAAAATCGATCTCAACGTCGGTTTCGGCATCGTGCTCTGGCACATTCTGGCGATTACGCTTCAGGTGGAATACGGCTTCTCATGGCAGATGGCCGTGCTGACAGTGCTGGTCATTTCCGCGCTATACGGCTTGCTCAACGGCATTCTGGTGGCATTGGCCGATATCGATAGCTTCGTCGCCACGCTGGGTTCTGGCACCGTACTGTACGCCGTCGCCCTGTGGCACTCAGGCGGCCGCCAGATCGTCGGCGATCTGCCTGATGCCTTCATTGCTCTGCACCATACCGAGATCGGCGGGATCCCTATCGTGGCCTTCTATGTCCTGCTTGTCGCGATCGTTTTATGGCTCGTCACTGAACATACGCCGCTCGGCCGCTGCATGTATGCCGTGGGGGGCAATCCAGCCGCAGCACGGCTCAATGGGATTTCCGTTAATCGTTTTACTATCGGTGCCTTCATCACGTCCAGCGTATTGACAGGCTTTAGCGGCGTGTTGATCGCCGCAGAACAAGGCGTCGGACAAGCCAGCGTCGGTATGGACTATCTCTTGCCTGCGCTGGTTGGTGCATTCCTTGGCAGTACCACGCTTCGCCCCGGCCGAGTTAACGTCTGGGGAACGGTTATTGGCATCGCCATTCTTGCGATTGGCATCGCCGGTATCCAGCAATTTGGTGGCGAATTCTGGGTGGAACCGTTGTTTAACGGAGCCACGCTGCTGCTCTCCATCACGCTGGCAGGCTACGCCCAGCGCCGCCGCTTACTGAATCAAAAAGCCGTACAACGCCGTCAGGCTGACACACCCCAGCGCCACCACCAGGAACCTTCTCATCAGAAAAACACGCCACCAGAAAACAATAACCATAACGTGACACATCCCTAACAGGAGCACCCCCTATGAAACGTTTATTGCTGTTATCAGGACTGACCACCGTGTTATTAAGCAGCCAGTCAACGTGGGCTGACAGCTATCTCGATCAGGCAACAGCGGCCGTTGCAAAAGCGACCGCCAGCAGCACACAGTGGGATGGCCCGACTCAGGGGCCGCAGTTGCAGCCGAATAAGAAGATTATTTTTATTGCTTCCGATATGAAAAATGGCGGCGTTCAAGGCGTGCAGCAGGGGCTGAGCGAAGCAGCCAAAGCCGCAGGCTGGAAGCTGGAAACGTTGGACGGTGGCGGCTCGGTCAAAGATCAGTTGGCCTCGCTCAATCAGGCGATCGCCCAGAAGCCAGATGGCATTGTGATTGGCGGCTGGAATCCGAACGTTGCCAAAATCCCGCTGAAGAAAGCCATTCAACAAGGCATTATTCTGACCGCATGGCATGCCGTACCCGAGCCGGGACCATTGCCAAAATACGATATTTTCTACAACGTGACCTCTGATTCGAATGA contains these protein-coding regions:
- a CDS encoding IclR family transcriptional regulator: MSPKAVNEKDDQKEKPLGSQSLFRGLQLIEILSNFPNGCPLAHLSELAEMNKSTVHRLLQGLHTSGYVTQAPSPGSYRLTTKFISIGQKALSSLNIIHVASPHLVQLNLEVGETVNFSSREDDHVILIYKLEPTTGMMRTRAYIGQHMPLYCSAMGKIFMAYGKSDYPAYYWQTHQNDIQPLTRNTITELPKMYEELEDIRQKGLAMDREENELGVSCIAAPVFDIQQRVPYAVSVSLPTAKLQQIGVKSLIKPVIATAQRISLELGFVTPG
- a CDS encoding sugar ABC transporter ATP-binding protein, whose amino-acid sequence is MNQINADQPILALSHITKRFGGNIAVNDVSLQVMPGEVLALLGENGAGKSTLIKVLAGVYPRDGGDIQFRGTSIASAAAIKSDGLQPIAFIHQDLGLIEWMTVAENMALVMGFPRRFGLIDWRAIRQRASQALQDVGIALDPDARVFELSRTEKSLLAIARAVAVNAELLVLDEPTASLPANDVRHLFSVINRLRAKKVGMIYVTHRLDEVIDIADRVCVMRDGRYVAGGKTADYSLRDLVQLIVGEAMPGDQREPLPALSSPVLQVKNVTVGDIGPVSFSLQPGEMLALAGLRGAGQEEIGRLLFGLRQCDSGEIQFRDAPYHASSPQQAMAHGVSLVAGDRTNESLVMSMSVRENLFINPCASGHKLFSRYSRREEIGASWWKVQLFDVRPKNVNIDISALSGGNQQKVVMARWMHLGAPLLILEDPTAGVDVGARAEIYHLLNKSLAEGVAVLVISNDFEEIAHICNRALVFNRGNVVGELKNQQVSFANLLELASASTGETTASA
- a CDS encoding ABC transporter permease yields the protein MSNKTSVKSTALEQRVSLAQDGAGPWLMQILTRYGLLLLCIALVILFSLATPSFASMLTLQAILSSKAKIALLALAATIPMIVGKIDLNVGFGIVLWHILAITLQVEYGFSWQMAVLTVLVISALYGLLNGILVALADIDSFVATLGSGTVLYAVALWHSGGRQIVGDLPDAFIALHHTEIGGIPIVAFYVLLVAIVLWLVTEHTPLGRCMYAVGGNPAAARLNGISVNRFTIGAFITSSVLTGFSGVLIAAEQGVGQASVGMDYLLPALVGAFLGSTTLRPGRVNVWGTVIGIAILAIGIAGIQQFGGEFWVEPLFNGATLLLSITLAGYAQRRRLLNQKAVQRRQADTPQRHHQEPSHQKNTPPENNNHNVTHP